In Falsibacillus albus, a single window of DNA contains:
- a CDS encoding M14 family metallopeptidase, with amino-acid sequence MKIKAREGDTLTSLSQAFYIPVPLIQEANGRLDSDVLTPGKQVDIPGYESEQYRLRQGDSLWEISRRCEVREDAILMLNQGISFQSIQPDKVILIPSRIKNIIITEKVPYNFDTFNKDLLRLLTVYPFIKKRVIGRSVLNQPIIELKIGRGKEKVHWNGSFHANEWITTPVIMKFINELALSVTNGKEIMHTNMLKIFETRSISIVPMVNPDGVDLVLNGPPSHIKDKLIQLNGGRDDFTGWKANIRGVDLNKQFPARWQDEKQRKNLTSPGPRDYGGIKPLSEPETIVMAKLAQKEKFDVLLAFHTQGQEFYWGFGGLEPQKSKSLAEAIEKMSGYSSVQFIDSYAGYKDWFIKKFRNPGFTIELGKGINPLPLSQFDEIYSASRGIFIASLLY; translated from the coding sequence ATGAAAATAAAAGCGAGGGAAGGAGACACGCTTACATCGCTCAGCCAAGCGTTTTATATTCCTGTGCCATTGATACAGGAAGCAAATGGACGTCTCGATTCCGATGTATTGACTCCAGGCAAGCAGGTAGATATTCCAGGATATGAAAGTGAGCAATACCGCCTGCGACAAGGAGATTCCCTATGGGAAATTTCAAGAAGGTGCGAGGTGCGGGAAGATGCCATTCTGATGCTAAATCAGGGGATCAGCTTCCAAAGCATTCAGCCTGATAAGGTCATACTCATTCCAAGTAGAATAAAGAACATCATCATAACGGAAAAGGTTCCATATAATTTTGATACCTTCAATAAAGACCTATTGAGATTGTTAACTGTTTATCCATTTATCAAGAAAAGAGTGATCGGTAGGAGCGTGTTAAATCAGCCGATCATTGAATTGAAAATCGGAAGGGGAAAAGAAAAAGTTCATTGGAACGGCTCATTTCATGCAAATGAATGGATAACAACCCCAGTCATCATGAAGTTTATTAACGAGTTGGCACTCTCCGTCACCAATGGAAAAGAAATAATGCACACAAATATGTTGAAAATATTCGAAACAAGGAGTATATCCATTGTTCCCATGGTAAATCCGGATGGAGTTGATCTCGTTCTGAATGGCCCGCCAAGCCATATCAAAGATAAACTCATTCAATTGAATGGAGGAAGGGATGATTTCACTGGATGGAAAGCAAATATCCGAGGGGTGGACCTAAATAAACAATTTCCGGCAAGATGGCAGGATGAAAAGCAGAGAAAGAATCTCACATCGCCTGGACCAAGGGATTATGGAGGAATTAAGCCATTATCCGAGCCCGAAACAATCGTGATGGCTAAATTGGCCCAAAAGGAAAAGTTTGATGTACTATTGGCTTTCCATACCCAAGGACAGGAATTTTATTGGGGATTCGGAGGCTTGGAACCACAGAAGTCTAAATCATTGGCAGAAGCAATTGAGAAAATGAGCGGTTATTCGTCAGTTCAATTTATAGATAGCTATGCAGGATATAAAGATTGGTTCATTAAGAAATTCCGTAATCCTGGATTTACCATTGAATTAGGAAAGGGAATCAACCCTCTGCCGCTCTCACAATTTGATGAAATATATTCCGCCTCCAGGGGTATATTTATAGCGAGTTTACTTTATTAA
- a CDS encoding YqgU-like beta propeller domain-containing protein yields the protein MEKGKVEEATPTELPQPHNEINAKKITPIPTEGFDKIVGWQDEQSIIFLYEEDSKAIIASYNLYSGQQKELYSTEDPVTDVILSPNGKMILAITSPYTYRATVHVISIQEPKILYSQDIDSFQLNVEWNRWDESSILITAFDQNWGFKVFLLNWNGRRLEPIDAPQPFLKWQSKSSLLAQDWDRNGQSLEAPIMSLDIRKMTEWKQVTPAAIHFDVFGKILMTITESSTDSDRAIYQFYDGDMKKLSSFTAPQISQYSDWLVPYYDLNDQTNELLTFVPYKSGVIDEYTEGFQLMKYSFDQGKQTIVVDHLDNEPLKCSPDGTKCLYGFQLEKLIDIKTNKITNLVQQ from the coding sequence GTGGAGAAGGGAAAGGTAGAAGAGGCTACCCCCACTGAACTACCTCAACCTCATAACGAAATCAATGCAAAGAAGATCACTCCTATTCCAACAGAAGGATTCGACAAAATTGTCGGATGGCAGGATGAGCAGTCGATTATCTTTCTGTATGAGGAGGATTCCAAGGCAATCATTGCTTCTTATAACCTCTATTCTGGACAGCAAAAAGAACTATACTCCACTGAAGATCCCGTTACAGATGTCATCTTGAGTCCGAATGGCAAAATGATCCTGGCCATCACATCCCCTTATACTTATCGAGCAACGGTTCATGTTATTTCCATCCAAGAGCCAAAAATCCTCTACTCACAGGATATTGACAGCTTTCAATTAAATGTCGAATGGAACCGTTGGGATGAAAGCAGCATCCTCATTACAGCCTTTGATCAAAATTGGGGATTTAAGGTATTTCTCCTGAATTGGAATGGAAGAAGATTGGAGCCAATAGATGCCCCGCAGCCATTTTTAAAATGGCAATCGAAAAGTTCGCTGCTTGCACAGGATTGGGATAGAAATGGTCAGAGTCTTGAAGCACCGATCATGTCACTTGATATCCGAAAAATGACAGAATGGAAGCAGGTTACTCCTGCTGCCATTCATTTTGATGTATTCGGAAAGATCTTAATGACCATCACTGAATCATCTACAGACAGCGACCGTGCCATCTATCAATTTTACGATGGAGATATGAAAAAATTATCGAGCTTTACAGCTCCGCAAATAAGCCAGTATTCTGATTGGCTCGTACCTTACTATGACCTGAACGATCAAACAAATGAGCTGCTCACATTCGTCCCGTATAAAAGTGGTGTCATTGATGAATACACAGAAGGTTTCCAACTCATGAAATATTCATTTGATCAAGGTAAACAGACCATAGTGGTTGACCATTTGGACAATGAACCATTAAAATGTTCACCAGATGGCACCAAGTGTTTATATGGATTTCAGTTGGAAAAGCTGATTGATATTAAAACAAATAAAATAACGAATCTTGTTCAACAGTAG
- a CDS encoding MTH1187 family thiamine-binding protein, with amino-acid sequence MAIVDVTVIPIGTETPSISQYVADLQTILASYQDEGKIRFQLTPMNTIIEGELPVLFEVIQKIHEAPFSNGIQRVATNIRIDDRRDKKRKMEDKLESVQSKLK; translated from the coding sequence ATGGCAATTGTCGACGTAACAGTGATACCAATCGGAACAGAAACTCCAAGCATCAGTCAATATGTGGCAGATCTCCAGACAATTTTAGCATCGTATCAGGATGAGGGGAAAATACGCTTTCAATTAACACCTATGAACACAATCATTGAAGGGGAACTGCCGGTTTTGTTTGAAGTCATTCAAAAAATCCATGAAGCTCCATTTTCAAATGGAATCCAGCGTGTTGCAACGAATATCAGAATAGATGACCGTAGGGACAAAAAGCGGAAAATGGAAGACAAGTTGGAAAGTGTCCAATCTAAATTGAAATAA
- a CDS encoding DUF2759 domain-containing protein yields MGLVIIFALVALLAVFASVNAFKTKNLLGIIFGLGALGIFGWFSFMTVVHHGFPAITH; encoded by the coding sequence ATGGGTCTTGTTATCATTTTTGCCCTTGTTGCTCTGCTTGCTGTTTTCGCAAGTGTAAACGCTTTTAAAACCAAAAACCTATTAGGAATCATATTTGGATTAGGTGCTTTGGGGATATTTGGCTGGTTCTCTTTCATGACAGTCGTCCATCACGGCTTCCCTGCAATTACCCATTAA
- a CDS encoding MBL fold metallo-hydrolase codes for MKWNRIPLGPIQTNCYILTDDDSHCLIIDPGDEAEHLINWIKKRDLKPLAILLTHAHFDHIGAVDKIRDKYEIPLYIHEKEAKWLLDPALNGSQFFNLIEPIRIKPADQFLAEEGMLQIGPFQLNVLETPGHSPGSVSYYVEKDGFVIAGDTLFFQGIGRTDLPGGNQDQLMKTIHNKLLTLPEDTIVLSGHGVETNIQDEMDGNPFLTGF; via the coding sequence ATGAAATGGAATAGAATTCCACTGGGACCGATTCAAACAAATTGCTACATATTGACTGACGATGATTCACATTGTTTGATCATAGATCCAGGTGATGAAGCTGAACATCTTATAAATTGGATTAAAAAGCGCGATCTGAAACCGCTCGCTATATTGCTGACACATGCTCATTTTGATCATATCGGTGCTGTTGATAAAATTCGTGATAAATATGAAATTCCGTTATATATTCATGAAAAGGAAGCAAAATGGCTCCTGGATCCTGCCCTTAATGGATCTCAGTTTTTCAACCTGATCGAACCGATTAGGATCAAACCTGCTGATCAATTCCTTGCAGAGGAAGGGATGCTGCAAATAGGACCATTTCAATTGAATGTCCTGGAAACCCCTGGCCATTCTCCTGGAAGCGTTTCGTATTATGTGGAAAAGGATGGTTTCGTGATCGCAGGTGATACGTTATTCTTCCAAGGGATCGGGAGAACCGATCTTCCTGGAGGAAACCAAGATCAGCTGATGAAGACGATCCATAATAAGCTATTAACGCTGCCGGAAGACACAATTGTGCTTTCAGGACATGGGGTGGAGACCAATATTCAGGATGAAATGGATGGCAATCCATTTTTGACAGGGTTTTAA
- a CDS encoding class I SAM-dependent methyltransferase: MKGFLMKKIKKNGMLTVSEYMDLSLYHPQRGYYMRMQKKIGDKGDYITSSKISPVFAKMLVQYALSQWNKKDLDYRFCEIGSGDGTFAHQFLTQLKELSPEVYNKLTYYLIEKSPFHRTLIEKNVNFHSMVLLDDLKKINSFSGIVFSNEWLDALPVHVIEKKHGSLFEIMISVKEHQLIETSIPLTNKKIISFLEEYDLNLGNGQRIEIPLKMIESYRQLVHSIQNGTVITIDYGYLESEWKQPYLKKGSLRGYKDHRIQENYLASPGEMDLTSHIHFDVLKQLGEKNGFHSILLEDQRTFLENLGIYKELLNCTDMDPFSYERKWNRGIMQLMDGGGVSSRFKVLVQERIIRK; encoded by the coding sequence ATGAAGGGTTTTTTAATGAAGAAAATCAAGAAAAACGGAATGTTGACGGTATCTGAGTATATGGATCTTTCCTTATACCATCCACAACGGGGCTATTACATGAGGATGCAAAAGAAAATCGGGGATAAGGGGGATTATATAACAAGCTCCAAAATTTCACCCGTTTTTGCAAAGATGCTCGTGCAATATGCCCTGTCCCAATGGAATAAAAAAGATCTGGACTATCGATTCTGTGAAATCGGGAGCGGGGATGGGACATTTGCTCATCAATTCCTTACCCAGCTTAAGGAGCTTTCTCCTGAAGTTTACAATAAACTGACGTATTACTTGATTGAAAAAAGTCCGTTTCATCGCACCCTTATCGAAAAAAACGTGAACTTTCATTCCATGGTGCTGCTGGACGATCTAAAAAAAATCAATTCTTTTTCTGGCATCGTTTTTTCAAATGAGTGGCTGGATGCACTCCCGGTTCATGTAATCGAGAAAAAGCATGGGTCCCTTTTTGAAATAATGATTTCTGTGAAGGAACATCAGCTGATTGAGACAAGCATCCCATTAACAAATAAAAAGATCATTTCCTTTCTCGAAGAATATGATCTTAATTTGGGAAATGGCCAAAGGATCGAAATTCCATTAAAAATGATCGAAAGCTACCGGCAATTGGTTCATTCCATACAGAATGGGACGGTCATTACCATTGATTATGGGTACTTGGAGAGTGAATGGAAACAGCCTTATTTAAAAAAAGGGAGCCTGAGAGGATACAAAGACCATCGGATCCAAGAAAATTATCTTGCATCCCCCGGTGAAATGGATTTGACGTCACATATTCACTTCGATGTTCTGAAGCAATTAGGCGAAAAAAATGGTTTTCACTCAATACTGCTTGAAGATCAACGAACATTCCTTGAGAATTTGGGGATTTACAAAGAATTATTGAATTGCACGGACATGGATCCATTTTCTTATGAAAGAAAATGGAACAGGGGCATCATGCAGCTCATGGACGGGGGAGGAGTCTCCAGCCGCTTTAAAGTATTAGTACAGGAAAGAATCATTAGAAAGTAA
- a CDS encoding DUF2626 domain-containing protein, which translates to MDRMYRVLGFWTGIFTVFFYLGGMDKTALIFLGQTGFFILLSYLKLSERMYIYVFGAYLTVFFAGFTYWTTFMMTPGGGH; encoded by the coding sequence ATGGATCGCATGTACAGAGTATTGGGCTTCTGGACAGGAATTTTCACAGTCTTTTTCTACCTAGGAGGTATGGATAAAACAGCTTTGATCTTCCTAGGCCAAACAGGATTCTTTATTTTATTGAGCTATTTGAAATTATCTGAACGTATGTATATTTATGTTTTTGGAGCGTATTTAACCGTTTTCTTTGCAGGATTCACATACTGGACGACCTTTATGATGACTCCAGGCGGAGGACATTGA
- a CDS encoding Spx/MgsR family RNA polymerase-binding regulatory protein, producing the protein MEELIFYTYPSCTSCRKAKKWLKANSIEFSERHIFRDPPTLDELMGILSHTTEGLDEILATRSQSYKDLSVDINDLHLSEILQLILDNPKLLRRPILFDGSKILVGYHPEGLRSMTNKKKALQLTS; encoded by the coding sequence ATGGAGGAGCTAATCTTTTATACGTACCCGAGCTGTACGTCATGCAGGAAGGCAAAGAAGTGGCTGAAGGCAAATTCGATTGAATTTTCCGAGCGTCATATATTCAGGGACCCTCCAACCTTGGATGAGTTAATGGGAATCCTGTCTCATACCACCGAAGGTCTGGATGAAATCCTTGCCACTAGGAGTCAGTCTTATAAAGATTTATCCGTTGATATCAATGATCTTCATCTATCTGAAATCCTCCAATTGATCCTCGACAATCCAAAGCTTTTGAGAAGGCCGATTCTATTTGACGGTAGCAAAATTTTAGTGGGCTATCATCCTGAGGGATTACGAAGCATGACCAATAAGAAAAAAGCATTGCAGCTGACAAGTTGA
- a CDS encoding IS3 family transposase produces the protein MNVPAGQKFVLIRYVIEKYNLKHMVKFLCVIAGVSRSGYYRYFSPEAEAHRKRQETKDEAAKELILKAFVFKGRKKGARQIKMTLAGQFQCIFNLKKIRRIMKKYDIVCPARKANPYKRLMKATQEHRVVPNLLNRNFNRLEKYFSLILLTSNIMVDKELSVIKDGSTGEVLAHHVSSRITMDLASETLNKLKKNRRFKKAENALIHSDQGTHYTHPDFQKHVKKLGLLQSMSRRGNCWDNAPIESFFGHFKDEVNIKACKTIEEIHKEVNRYIHHYNHTRYQWNRKKMTPVQYRNHLLQVA, from the coding sequence ATGAACGTACCGGCTGGCCAAAAGTTCGTTCTTATTCGATATGTGATAGAGAAATACAACTTGAAACATATGGTTAAATTCCTTTGTGTGATAGCTGGTGTTTCACGTAGTGGTTATTATCGTTATTTCTCCCCAGAGGCTGAAGCACATCGAAAACGACAAGAAACCAAAGATGAAGCAGCCAAAGAGTTAATCTTAAAAGCCTTTGTGTTTAAAGGTCGGAAGAAAGGGGCACGTCAAATCAAGATGACATTGGCGGGGCAATTTCAGTGTATCTTCAACCTAAAGAAAATCCGAAGGATTATGAAGAAATATGACATTGTTTGCCCTGCGCGAAAGGCAAATCCTTATAAGAGACTGATGAAGGCAACTCAGGAACACCGCGTTGTTCCTAACTTGCTAAACCGTAACTTCAACCGCCTGGAAAAGTACTTCTCACTGATATTACTTACCTCCAATATCATGGTGGACAAAGAGTTGTCAGTAATCAAGGATGGGTCTACAGGCGAAGTGCTAGCGCATCATGTCTCTAGTCGGATCACGATGGATTTAGCCTCCGAAACATTGAACAAGCTAAAGAAAAATCGACGGTTTAAAAAGGCTGAAAATGCCCTCATCCACTCTGATCAAGGCACACATTATACCCACCCTGACTTTCAGAAACACGTGAAGAAACTGGGACTACTCCAGTCTATGTCTCGAAGGGGAAACTGTTGGGACAATGCCCCAATCGAGTCCTTCTTTGGTCACTTTAAAGATGAAGTAAACATTAAAGCATGTAAAACAATTGAGGAAATTCACAAAGAGGTAAACAGATATATTCATCATTACAACCATACTCGATATCAATGGAATAGAAAAAAGATGACCCCTGTACAATACAGAAATCATCTTCTTCAGGTAGCCTAG
- a CDS encoding HTH domain-containing protein: MTKKLFTEKEISILSKNPYVTSISSKGITYSEEFKHHFISESRSGKFSTQIYEEAGFDIDILGKRRIKSAAYRWKKAYAEEGGLGLKDTRKGKSGRTRDKELSLEEKYARLEAKMNLLEAEHELLKKIRMLERGLK, encoded by the coding sequence ATGACTAAGAAACTTTTTACAGAGAAAGAGATCTCTATATTATCTAAAAACCCCTACGTTACTTCAATTAGCTCAAAAGGCATTACATATTCAGAGGAATTTAAACACCACTTTATTTCAGAATCTAGAAGTGGAAAGTTTTCAACACAAATATACGAGGAAGCAGGATTTGACATTGATATTTTAGGGAAGCGGAGAATTAAGTCAGCTGCGTATCGGTGGAAAAAAGCATATGCGGAAGAAGGGGGATTAGGCCTCAAGGATACTAGAAAAGGAAAATCTGGCAGAACACGTGATAAGGAGTTATCTTTAGAAGAAAAATATGCTCGGTTGGAAGCTAAGATGAACTTACTGGAGGCTGAACATGAACTCTTAAAAAAGATCCGAATGCTAGAAAGGGGGCTGAAATGA
- the comGA gene encoding competence type IV pilus ATPase ComGA has protein sequence MIVAKKVESISKGLLRAALEQKATDVHLAPRKEDYFIQFRTNGKLIPFQTLPIEMGERLISHLKFMAQMDISEKRKPQSGSYQISFPGLHASLRISSLPTAYSKESIVIRIHYPNQHVPIEKMTLFPKTLLTLQAFLKHSHGLIIFTGPTGSGKTTTLYSLVQYCSENLNRNVITLEDPIEKQDDKLLQVQVNEKAGVTYSTGLKAILRHDPDIIMVGEIRDAETAKISIRAALTGHLVLTTLHTRDAKGAIYRLLEFGVNWHEIEQTLIAVSAQRLIHLQCPQCKEEREDSCSHKFNKQRASVYELLYGKALLSVLKESRGEKEAYNYPTLKNILRKGIALGYISNEEYNRWIHQEQKADHT, from the coding sequence GTGATTGTAGCAAAAAAAGTTGAAAGCATATCCAAAGGATTACTCCGGGCAGCACTCGAGCAAAAAGCAACGGATGTCCATTTGGCCCCCAGAAAGGAAGATTATTTTATTCAATTTCGGACAAACGGAAAATTGATCCCCTTCCAAACACTGCCCATCGAAATGGGTGAGAGGCTTATTTCTCATTTGAAATTCATGGCCCAGATGGATATCAGTGAAAAAAGAAAGCCTCAAAGCGGTTCTTATCAAATCTCCTTTCCGGGATTGCACGCCTCTTTAAGAATTTCCTCCTTGCCTACCGCGTATTCAAAAGAAAGCATCGTCATTCGGATTCATTACCCCAATCAACACGTTCCTATCGAAAAAATGACCTTATTTCCAAAAACCCTTCTGACCCTTCAGGCGTTTCTAAAACACTCCCATGGATTAATAATTTTCACCGGACCTACCGGGAGTGGAAAAACTACGACATTATACTCGCTTGTTCAATATTGCTCGGAAAACCTGAATCGTAATGTCATTACACTCGAGGACCCCATTGAAAAACAGGATGATAAATTATTGCAGGTGCAAGTGAATGAAAAAGCAGGGGTGACCTATTCAACAGGTCTCAAAGCCATCTTGAGGCATGACCCGGACATCATCATGGTAGGTGAAATCCGTGATGCCGAAACGGCAAAAATCTCCATTAGGGCAGCTCTTACGGGACACCTAGTCTTAACCACTCTCCATACGAGAGACGCAAAAGGCGCCATATATCGACTACTGGAATTTGGTGTCAACTGGCATGAAATTGAACAAACGCTGATAGCCGTTTCAGCCCAAAGGTTAATCCATCTTCAATGTCCGCAATGCAAGGAGGAGCGAGAAGATTCATGCTCCCACAAATTTAATAAGCAGCGAGCAAGCGTCTATGAATTGTTATATGGAAAAGCGCTCCTTTCCGTTTTGAAAGAATCCCGTGGGGAAAAAGAGGCGTACAATTACCCGACATTAAAAAATATATTAAGGAAGGGGATCGCTCTTGGCTACATTTCCAATGAGGAATACAATCGCTGGATCCACCAAGAACAAAAAGCGGATCACACCTAA
- the comGB gene encoding competence type IV pilus assembly protein ComGB, which produces MATFPMRNTIAGSTKNKKRITPKKQGDVLIQMSELLEHGFTLNEALSFLGKLHTALEGRLQNVIQHLYDGVPLNDAFFREGFDFNVCTQIYFAEKNGTLIIALKESGRYLNQREKDRQKLLNLLQYPFFLFLTLMVIILLMKTILFPRFHTLYTSMGYEPSKGMSMYLASIQNAPRFFVVIILASLLIAVIFHLIIRNWKPIAKANFFSRLPYFGTHYKLVTSFFFSREWGFILSSGFSINEGLDIMKSQNHHRLLKEISQLINQQLMLGKSFSDALSEMSIFDEDMAMVAKHGEKNGMLEQELLFYSKYCLSSEREKIEKGLKLIQPLTFLIIGCFIVSIYLSILLPMFEAMETI; this is translated from the coding sequence TTGGCTACATTTCCAATGAGGAATACAATCGCTGGATCCACCAAGAACAAAAAGCGGATCACACCTAAAAAACAGGGGGATGTATTGATCCAGATGAGCGAATTGCTGGAGCATGGATTCACATTGAATGAAGCTTTGAGTTTTTTAGGGAAATTGCACACAGCTCTTGAGGGAAGATTGCAAAATGTCATCCAGCATCTATATGATGGAGTTCCATTGAATGATGCCTTTTTTCGGGAGGGATTCGATTTCAATGTGTGCACTCAAATCTATTTTGCTGAAAAAAATGGGACGCTGATCATTGCATTAAAGGAATCAGGGCGCTATTTGAATCAACGTGAAAAAGATCGTCAAAAGCTGCTAAATCTCCTGCAATATCCTTTCTTTTTATTCCTCACATTGATGGTTATCATTTTATTGATGAAAACCATTTTATTTCCAAGATTCCATACTTTATACACCTCAATGGGGTATGAACCTTCAAAGGGAATGTCCATGTACCTCGCGTCCATCCAAAATGCGCCTAGATTTTTTGTGGTGATCATTTTAGCCTCATTATTGATCGCCGTGATTTTCCATCTTATCATCAGAAACTGGAAGCCGATAGCGAAAGCCAACTTCTTCAGTAGACTTCCATATTTCGGCACCCACTATAAGCTGGTGACCAGTTTCTTTTTTTCCAGGGAGTGGGGATTTATTCTATCAAGCGGTTTTTCCATCAATGAGGGCTTGGACATCATGAAATCTCAAAATCATCATAGATTACTGAAAGAGATTTCACAATTGATCAATCAGCAGCTCATGTTAGGGAAAAGTTTTTCTGATGCTTTATCGGAAATGTCCATTTTTGATGAAGATATGGCGATGGTCGCCAAACATGGAGAAAAAAATGGAATGCTCGAACAGGAATTACTTTTTTACAGCAAATATTGTCTATCCTCTGAACGAGAGAAGATCGAGAAAGGATTAAAATTGATTCAACCCTTGACCTTTTTAATTATTGGCTGTTTTATCGTATCGATCTATTTATCAATCTTGCTGCCCATGTTTGAAGCAATGGAAACTATTTAA
- the comGC gene encoding competence type IV pilus major pilin ComGC: MNEKGFTLIEMMIVLLVISVLLFITIPNVTKHTASINQKGCKAFVHMVQGQVEAYQMEKGTLPASVADLNTEGYLRDGETQCPNGDAITIDADGTVTSTSTSP, encoded by the coding sequence ATGAATGAAAAAGGTTTTACGTTAATTGAAATGATGATTGTATTGCTGGTGATATCCGTTCTGCTTTTTATTACGATTCCAAATGTAACAAAACATACCGCATCGATTAACCAGAAAGGCTGCAAGGCTTTTGTCCATATGGTCCAGGGACAAGTGGAGGCTTATCAAATGGAAAAAGGCACGTTGCCTGCTTCGGTAGCAGACCTCAATACTGAAGGCTATTTGAGGGACGGCGAAACTCAATGTCCGAACGGGGATGCAATCACCATCGATGCAGACGGGACCGTAACCTCCACCAGTACATCACCATGA
- the comGD gene encoding competence type IV pilus minor pilin ComGD, whose amino-acid sequence MIRNEDGFTLVESLIVMTILMIIMLVGSANMKKMNDEVGKNLFFSQLKADLFYSEVYAQSRKEAVVISFFPNNDQYTAISVNRNLYLFERKLPKFVDMKDSNLTSFMIDPQGNTNRFGTVNFQAQNKYYRLTVYIGRGRFIVR is encoded by the coding sequence ATGATCAGGAATGAGGATGGTTTTACCCTTGTTGAGAGTTTGATAGTGATGACCATTTTAATGATCATCATGTTGGTTGGCTCTGCCAATATGAAAAAAATGAATGATGAAGTAGGAAAAAATTTGTTTTTTTCACAGTTAAAAGCTGATCTGTTTTATTCAGAAGTATATGCACAAAGCAGAAAAGAAGCAGTGGTAATCTCTTTCTTTCCGAATAACGACCAATATACAGCTATAAGCGTCAATAGGAACTTATATCTTTTTGAAAGGAAATTGCCGAAATTTGTGGATATGAAGGATTCCAACTTAACCAGCTTCATGATCGATCCACAAGGAAATACAAATCGCTTTGGAACCGTTAATTTTCAAGCACAAAATAAATATTACCGTTTAACGGTTTATATTGGAAGGGGGCGGTTCATTGTACGATAA
- the comGF gene encoding competence type IV pilus minor pilin ComGF: protein MKKLSRNNGFTLLEALFILLIFSFMVAFVPLIVSSYQKINQYDPSTIFEWELFLVQLRNEIKESADISLSSGTLSLTTAKGTVQYEKYSDVIRRRINYQGHEVVLQNIKNIEFTLNQNELLMKVQFQNQKKREASFIVFQGNPTVVASGLE, encoded by the coding sequence TTGAAGAAGTTGAGCCGCAATAATGGATTTACTCTTTTAGAAGCTCTCTTTATTTTGCTGATCTTCTCTTTCATGGTTGCTTTTGTGCCTCTTATCGTCAGTAGTTATCAAAAAATAAATCAATACGATCCATCAACCATTTTTGAATGGGAGCTTTTTCTTGTACAATTGCGCAATGAAATAAAGGAATCGGCTGACATTTCATTATCATCGGGGACATTATCCCTTACAACAGCCAAGGGAACTGTACAGTACGAAAAGTACAGTGATGTCATCAGGCGGAGGATCAATTATCAAGGTCATGAAGTAGTGCTTCAAAATATTAAAAACATTGAATTCACTTTGAATCAAAACGAATTGTTGATGAAAGTACAGTTCCAAAATCAGAAAAAGCGGGAGGCATCCTTTATTGTTTTTCAGGGGAATCCAACGGTTGTGGCGTCCGGTCTCGAATAA
- the comGG gene encoding competence type IV pilus minor pilin ComGG — protein MWRPVSNKNGFIFPFALILTFTSLFILSMGVDITLTERKYQHELVEYYKMESAMVLAGKHVESMIQDHGDQPIEGSLLFSSINIRYTVEDVQDMKIIHVTAEGKEGRKWGMKFVYNVGTKEIVDWKDE, from the coding sequence TTGTGGCGTCCGGTCTCGAATAAAAATGGTTTCATCTTTCCTTTTGCCTTGATTTTAACTTTCACATCATTGTTCATCTTATCCATGGGCGTGGATATAACGTTGACGGAAAGAAAGTACCAGCACGAACTTGTTGAATATTACAAGATGGAAAGTGCAATGGTGCTTGCCGGGAAACATGTAGAATCCATGATCCAGGACCATGGGGATCAACCGATTGAAGGCAGTCTCTTATTCTCATCTATAAATATCCGGTATACCGTTGAAGATGTGCAGGATATGAAAATCATTCATGTAACAGCCGAGGGAAAAGAAGGGAGGAAATGGGGGATGAAATTCGTTTATAATGTAGGGACCAAAGAAATTGTGGATTGGAAAGATGAGTAG